One segment of Cetobacterium sp. NK01 DNA contains the following:
- a CDS encoding phosphoribosylformylglycinamidine synthase → MNKRVFVKKKDGFQVESLGLKSELLENLKEDKINKIDLYNVYDIFNCTEEDLNLLKNKVLSEPVTDDVYEEVKLHGKKYLAMEFLPGQYDQRADSAEQCLMLLNNKAGVQIKSGKLLIFHGEIKSFDKIKDYLINPIETREKKLNVLTLEENVDIEPVPTYVGFINKNSEELESFLLEHGLAMTLEDLKHIQNYFRDEEKRDPKETEIKVLDTYWSDHCRHTTFETYLKNIKIECGDLTKNIQNAFEKYIDMRAKLGREEKPLTLMDMATIGGRYIKSMGKLDDLEESEEINACSIEIEVDVDGKLEKWLLMFKNETHNHPTEIEPFGGASTCVGGAIRDPLSGRAYVYQAMRVTGAGDITESIEETLANKLPQEKISKGAAHGYSSYGNQIGLTTTFVKEIYHNGYKAKRMEVGAVVGAVKKEYVRRESPVPGDAVILLGGKTGRDGVGGATGSSKEHNETSLTKCSSEVQKGNAPVERRIQRLFRNPEVTKLIKKSNDFGAGGVSVAIGEIARGVEINLDTVPVKYLGLNGTELAISESQERMAVVVEAKDVEKFQRLVKEENLESALVAVVTEEERLVIKYKNEILVDISRDFLDTNGVRQIQDVKVVSTEIENPFLENKVTDIKEKVEKVLQDMNVASQRGMVEMFDASIGRSTVLMPYGGKYQLTESEGSVQKLPTDKFTNTCSIMTYGYNPLISEYSPYLGAQYAVIESLAKIVALGGSYKKARLSFQEYFEKLGKDSTRWGKPFAALLGGIEAQLEFETPAIGGKDSMSGTFKDLDVPPTLISFAVTTESVKNIISSEFKEVGNKIYLIKSERLFGDLPNYKRLKENFELLENSIKSKEVISASTIKFGGIAETVIKMSFGNKIGAKIETKENLFNLMPGDIIVESAKELDYGILLGTTIDEKVIELNKEKFEIDSLINIWEKRYSKIYPYTAETIGEVIEKEYITKKEFKAKKLYNKPKVLITVFPGTNCEYDTKKAFERAGAEVEIYVFNNLGVEEIKESIDTLSEKIKSAQIFMIPGGFSAGDEPDGSGKFIANILQNKKIKESMEKFLENDGLVLGICNGFQALIKSGLLPYGNVDSVTKDSPTLFRNDINRHVSRVVSTKIVSNNSPWMSSFTVGETHNIPMSHGEGKFVVSENFAKELFENGQVITQYCDENNQVTMDKNHNLNGSTYAIEGIVSKCGKILGKMGHSERYEDGLLKNIDGNKMQDIFTNGVNYFKK, encoded by the coding sequence ATGAATAAAAGAGTATTTGTTAAAAAAAAGGATGGATTTCAAGTAGAGAGTTTAGGACTAAAGAGTGAGCTTTTAGAAAACTTAAAAGAGGATAAGATAAATAAAATAGATTTATATAACGTATATGATATTTTTAACTGCACAGAAGAGGATTTAAATCTTTTAAAAAATAAGGTTTTATCTGAACCAGTAACAGATGACGTTTATGAAGAAGTTAAATTGCATGGAAAAAAATATTTAGCAATGGAATTTTTACCTGGACAATATGATCAAAGAGCTGATTCTGCAGAGCAATGTTTAATGTTATTAAATAATAAAGCTGGTGTACAAATAAAAAGTGGTAAACTTTTAATTTTTCATGGAGAGATAAAAAGTTTTGATAAAATAAAAGATTACTTAATAAATCCTATTGAAACTAGAGAAAAAAAATTAAATGTTTTAACGCTAGAGGAAAATGTTGATATAGAACCAGTGCCAACTTATGTAGGATTTATAAATAAAAATTCAGAAGAACTAGAAAGTTTTTTATTAGAGCATGGACTAGCTATGACTCTTGAAGACCTAAAACATATTCAAAATTATTTTAGAGATGAAGAGAAAAGAGATCCAAAAGAGACAGAGATAAAAGTTTTAGATACTTATTGGTCTGATCATTGTAGACATACAACTTTTGAAACATATTTAAAAAATATAAAAATTGAATGTGGAGATTTAACAAAAAATATTCAGAATGCTTTTGAAAAATATATAGATATGAGAGCGAAATTAGGTAGAGAAGAAAAACCTTTAACTTTAATGGATATGGCAACAATTGGTGGAAGATATATAAAATCGATGGGTAAATTAGATGATTTAGAGGAATCAGAAGAGATAAATGCATGTAGCATCGAGATAGAGGTAGATGTTGATGGCAAATTAGAAAAATGGTTACTGATGTTTAAAAATGAGACTCACAACCATCCAACAGAAATTGAACCATTTGGAGGAGCAAGCACTTGTGTAGGTGGAGCCATAAGAGATCCATTATCAGGAAGAGCATATGTTTATCAAGCTATGAGAGTTACAGGAGCAGGAGATATAACTGAAAGTATAGAAGAAACGTTAGCAAATAAATTACCACAAGAAAAAATATCTAAAGGAGCAGCACATGGATATTCTTCATATGGAAATCAGATAGGACTAACAACTACTTTTGTAAAAGAGATTTATCATAACGGGTATAAAGCTAAAAGAATGGAAGTTGGAGCAGTTGTTGGAGCAGTAAAAAAAGAGTATGTAAGAAGAGAAAGCCCTGTTCCAGGTGATGCAGTAATTTTACTTGGAGGAAAAACTGGTAGAGATGGTGTAGGAGGAGCGACTGGATCATCTAAGGAACATAATGAAACGTCATTAACTAAATGTTCATCAGAAGTTCAAAAAGGTAATGCCCCTGTAGAGAGAAGAATCCAAAGGTTATTTAGAAACCCAGAAGTAACAAAACTTATAAAAAAATCAAATGATTTCGGAGCAGGTGGAGTTAGTGTTGCTATTGGAGAGATTGCAAGGGGAGTAGAGATAAATTTAGATACAGTACCAGTGAAATATTTAGGACTTAATGGAACTGAATTAGCTATATCAGAATCTCAAGAAAGAATGGCTGTAGTAGTAGAGGCAAAAGATGTGGAGAAGTTTCAAAGATTAGTTAAAGAAGAAAACTTAGAATCGGCATTGGTTGCTGTAGTAACAGAGGAAGAAAGATTAGTAATAAAATATAAAAATGAAATACTTGTAGATATTTCAAGAGATTTTTTAGATACAAATGGTGTTAGACAAATTCAAGATGTAAAAGTTGTCTCTACAGAAATAGAAAATCCATTTTTAGAAAATAAAGTAACGGATATAAAAGAAAAAGTAGAAAAAGTTTTACAGGATATGAACGTAGCTTCTCAAAGGGGAATGGTAGAGATGTTTGATGCTTCAATAGGAAGAAGCACAGTACTTATGCCATATGGAGGAAAGTATCAATTAACCGAATCAGAGGGAAGTGTTCAAAAGCTTCCAACAGATAAATTTACAAATACTTGTTCAATAATGACTTATGGTTATAACCCACTAATATCGGAATATTCTCCATATTTGGGAGCTCAATATGCAGTAATAGAATCTTTAGCAAAAATTGTTGCATTAGGTGGAAGTTATAAAAAAGCAAGATTATCTTTCCAAGAATATTTTGAAAAATTAGGAAAAGATTCAACAAGATGGGGGAAACCTTTTGCTGCATTATTAGGAGGAATTGAAGCACAACTTGAATTTGAAACTCCAGCGATAGGTGGAAAAGATAGTATGAGTGGAACTTTTAAAGACTTAGATGTACCTCCAACTTTGATATCTTTCGCAGTAACAACAGAGAGTGTAAAAAATATAATATCGTCTGAATTTAAAGAAGTAGGAAATAAAATATATCTAATAAAAAGTGAAAGACTTTTTGGTGATTTACCAAATTATAAAAGATTAAAAGAAAACTTTGAACTATTAGAAAATTCAATAAAATCAAAAGAAGTAATATCAGCATCAACAATAAAGTTTGGTGGAATAGCAGAAACTGTTATAAAGATGTCTTTTGGAAATAAAATTGGAGCTAAAATTGAAACAAAAGAAAATCTATTTAATTTAATGCCAGGGGATATAATAGTAGAATCAGCTAAAGAATTAGATTATGGAATTCTTTTAGGAACAACAATTGATGAGAAAGTTATTGAATTAAATAAAGAAAAGTTTGAAATAGACTCTTTAATAAATATATGGGAAAAGAGATACAGTAAAATATATCCATATACAGCAGAAACAATTGGAGAAGTAATCGAAAAAGAATATATTACTAAAAAAGAGTTTAAAGCTAAAAAACTTTATAATAAACCAAAAGTTTTAATAACAGTATTTCCAGGTACCAATTGCGAATATGATACTAAAAAGGCTTTTGAAAGAGCTGGAGCAGAGGTTGAAATATATGTATTCAATAACTTAGGTGTTGAAGAGATAAAAGAAAGTATAGATACCTTATCTGAAAAAATAAAATCAGCTCAAATATTTATGATTCCTGGAGGTTTTAGTGCAGGGGATGAACCAGATGGTTCTGGAAAGTTTATAGCAAATATTTTACAAAATAAAAAGATAAAAGAGAGTATGGAAAAGTTCTTAGAAAATGATGGATTGGTACTAGGAATATGTAATGGATTCCAAGCTCTTATAAAATCAGGGTTATTACCTTATGGAAATGTAGATAGTGTAACTAAAGACTCACCAACATTATTTAGAAATGATATAAACAGGCATGTATCAAGAGTAGTTAGCACAAAAATTGTTTCAAATAATTCTCCATGGATGAGCTCATTTACTGTAGGAGAAACTCATAATATACCAATGTCTCATGGAGAGGGAAAATTTGTAGTAAGTGAAAATTTCGCAAAAGAGTTATTTGAAAATGGACAGGTAATAACACAATATTGCGATGAAAATAATCAAGTGACAATGGATAAAAATCATAATTTAAATGGGTCAACATATGCAATAGAAGGGATTGTTTCTAAATGTGGAAAAATATTAGGGAAGATGGGACATTCAGAAAGATATGAGGATGGACTATTAAAAAATATAGATGGAAATAAGATGCAAGATATTTTTACTAATGGAGTTAATTATTTTAAAAAATAA
- the purK gene encoding 5-(carboxyamino)imidazole ribonucleotide synthase, giving the protein MKKSRRVGILGGGQLAKMICDSAKKMNYKTTILDPNIESCGKLSANKHIIADYNDIKGLNILCENADIITYEFENVPSETIDYLEKMRKDIPQGKKPLHLSQHRIREKEAVKKIGVKTAEFRKVQNIDSLKKALIEIGYPAILKTCSGGYDGKGQWKLLDEKNIFEIKWSDNQEYILEKMIPFQKEVSCMVIRGTTGDIVAFPIGENIHKNGILNMTIVPARISKEIAKEIESISKKIVKDLDIYGPLGIEYFIKDNEIYFNEMAPRPHNSAHYTMDACNYSQFDIHLMGILGEKLPEIKLLTKVVMLNIMGEDQEKVKKIKKEHNMNVHIYGKSEWKKDRKMGHINYCGENLEELILKADSF; this is encoded by the coding sequence ATGAAAAAATCTAGAAGAGTTGGTATTTTAGGTGGAGGACAATTAGCTAAAATGATTTGTGATTCTGCAAAAAAAATGAATTATAAAACAACAATTTTAGATCCAAATATAGAATCATGTGGAAAATTAAGTGCAAATAAACATATTATTGCTGATTACAATGATATAAAAGGTCTTAATATTCTTTGTGAAAACGCAGATATTATAACCTATGAGTTTGAAAATGTTCCCAGTGAAACAATAGATTATTTAGAAAAAATGAGAAAAGATATTCCACAGGGGAAAAAACCGTTGCATTTGAGCCAACATAGAATTAGAGAAAAAGAAGCTGTAAAAAAAATAGGGGTTAAAACAGCAGAGTTTAGGAAAGTTCAAAATATAGATAGCTTAAAAAAAGCTTTGATAGAAATTGGATATCCAGCTATATTGAAGACTTGTTCAGGAGGATATGATGGAAAGGGACAGTGGAAGTTACTAGATGAAAAAAATATATTTGAAATTAAATGGAGTGATAACCAAGAGTATATTTTAGAAAAGATGATCCCCTTTCAAAAAGAAGTTTCATGTATGGTTATTAGAGGAACAACAGGAGATATAGTTGCATTTCCAATAGGGGAAAATATTCATAAAAATGGAATTTTGAATATGACAATAGTTCCAGCTAGAATTTCTAAAGAAATAGCAAAAGAAATAGAGAGTATATCTAAAAAAATAGTAAAAGATTTAGATATTTATGGTCCTCTTGGGATAGAGTATTTTATAAAAGACAATGAGATATATTTTAATGAGATGGCACCAAGACCTCATAATAGTGCACATTATACAATGGATGCATGTAATTACTCTCAATTTGATATTCATTTAATGGGGATTTTGGGAGAGAAACTACCTGAAATAAAACTTTTAACAAAAGTAGTAATGTTAAATATAATGGGTGAAGATCAAGAGAAAGTAAAAAAAATTAAAAAAGAACATAATATGAATGTTCACATATATGGAAAGTCAGAGTGGAAAAAAGATAGAAAAATGGGCCATATAAACTATTGTGGTGAAAATCTAGAAGAGCTAATTTTAAAAGCTGATTCATTTTAG
- the purE gene encoding 5-(carboxyamino)imidazole ribonucleotide mutase: protein MGSKSDLPTMNECVNILKEFEIEHEVKIVSAHRTPDLMFTYAKEAKNRGINIIIAGAGGAAHLPGMVASLTDLPVIGVPIESKTLKGIDSLLSIVQMPGGVPVATVAIGGAKNAGLLAIKILALKDEILAEKVAKYKENMERMILNEKI from the coding sequence ATGGGAAGTAAATCAGATTTACCAACTATGAATGAATGTGTAAATATTTTAAAGGAGTTCGAGATTGAACATGAAGTGAAAATAGTTTCAGCACATAGAACTCCAGATTTGATGTTTACATATGCAAAAGAAGCTAAAAATCGTGGAATTAATATAATTATAGCTGGAGCAGGAGGAGCTGCTCATTTACCGGGGATGGTAGCTAGTTTAACAGATTTACCGGTTATTGGAGTGCCTATTGAAAGTAAGACTTTAAAAGGAATAGATTCTCTTTTATCCATTGTTCAAATGCCTGGTGGAGTTCCAGTAGCAACAGTAGCAATAGGGGGAGCTAAAAATGCGGGACTGTTAGCAATAAAAATTTTAGCTTTAAAAGATGAGATATTAGCAGAAAAGGTAGCTAAATATAAAGAGAATATGGAAAGGATGATTTTAAATGAAAAAATCTAG
- the purC gene encoding phosphoribosylaminoimidazolesuccinocarboxamide synthase: MLLVEANKLYEGKAKKVYKTENPNEVIIYYKDDATAFNNLKKGQIHNKGILNSQITTLIYDYLKKNGVKTHLVENLSERAQLCKKVEIIPLEVIVRNTLAGSTAKLFKMEEGQILENPIFEICYKKDELGDPMINDYHAVALGLATKDELENIYSQTKKINELLKDLFDKVGIELVDFKIEFGKDNEGNIILADEISPDCCRLWDKETRKKLDKDRFRRDLGDIEEAYQEVLARLNKIVG, from the coding sequence ATGTTATTAGTAGAAGCAAATAAATTATATGAGGGAAAAGCAAAGAAAGTATACAAAACAGAGAATCCTAACGAAGTTATTATTTATTATAAAGATGATGCAACAGCTTTTAATAATTTAAAAAAAGGTCAAATACACAATAAAGGAATATTAAATAGTCAAATTACAACATTAATATATGATTATTTAAAGAAAAACGGTGTAAAAACTCATTTGGTAGAAAATTTATCAGAAAGAGCTCAACTTTGTAAAAAAGTAGAGATTATTCCACTAGAAGTAATTGTTAGAAATACTCTAGCAGGATCTACTGCAAAACTTTTTAAGATGGAAGAGGGACAAATTTTAGAAAACCCAATATTTGAAATATGTTATAAAAAAGATGAGCTAGGTGATCCTATGATAAATGATTATCATGCAGTTGCGTTAGGACTTGCTACAAAAGATGAGTTAGAAAATATTTATTCTCAAACTAAAAAGATCAATGAGTTATTGAAAGATTTGTTTGATAAAGTAGGGATTGAGTTAGTGGATTTTAAAATAGAGTTTGGAAAAGATAACGAAGGGAATATTATTCTAGCAGATGAGATATCACCAGATTGTTGTAGACTATGGGATAAAGAAACTAGAAAAAAATTGGATAAAGATAGATTTAGAAGAGATTTAGGAGATATCGAAGAAGCTTATCAAGAAGTTTTAGCAAGAC